A region from the Melospiza georgiana isolate bMelGeo1 chromosome 10, bMelGeo1.pri, whole genome shotgun sequence genome encodes:
- the PAQR9 gene encoding membrane progestin receptor epsilon — translation MSDAAGGGGGGGEAQSYRGSFAGGCGRSGSASPGRRRGGGPGAGRGSGSMPAGDGDKKEAAPPPPPRPATLLRWDEVPEDFVECFILSGYRRLHCSAQECLASVLQPTNETLNFWTHFIPLLLFLTRFGRLLLLRGAGDVPFHHPALLPLWCYASGVLLTFAMSCTAHLFSCLSPRLRATFFYLDYASISYYGFASTVAYSYYLLPGLSLLDAGAMSRYVQQRLGWQLDCSLPIAAYRVLVLPVALALAVGCTAACCRSRAACCAYPFAVRTFVFAMPLSMACPIMLESLFFDLRARNPTLFVYFYRRYFWLLVAAFFNVSKIPERIQPGLFDIVGHSHQLFHIFTFLSIYDQVHYVEDGLAEFLKAPLAAPTYLGTVGYMLLLTVCLAVVVRRFLNVADICKQD, via the coding sequence ATGAGTGATGCtgccgggggcggcggcgggggcggagAGGCGCAGAGCTACCGCGGATCCTTCGCCGGCGGCTGCGGGCGCAGCGGCTCTGCCTCGCCCGGTCGGCGGCGaggcggcgggcccggggccggCCGGGGCAGCGGCAGCATGCCGGCGGGCGATGGGGACAAGAAGGAGGCggcgccgccgccaccgcctcGCCCTGCCACCCTGCTACGGTGGGATGAGGTGCCCGAGGACTTCGTGGAGTGCTTCATCCTCTCGGGCTACCGGCGGCTGCACTGCTCGGCACAGGAGTGCCTGGCCTCGGTGCTGCAGCCCACCAACGAGACCCTCAACTTCTGGACCCACTTCatcccactgctgctcttcctcacTCGCTTCGGGCGGCTGCTTCTGCTGCGGGGCGCCGGGGACGTGCCCTTCCACCACccggccctgctgcccctctggtGCTACGCCTCGGGGGTGCTGCTCACCTTCGCCATGAGCTGCACGGCCCACCTCTTCAGCTGCCTCTCCCCGCGCCTCCGCGCCACCTTCTTCTACCTGGACTACGCCTCCATCAGCTACTACGGCTTCGCCAGCACCGTGGCCTACTCCTACTACCTGCTGCCGGGGCTGAGCCTGCTGGACGCCGGCGCCATGAGCCGCTACGTGCAGCAGcggctgggctggcagctggacTGCAGCCTGCCCATCGCGGCCTACCGCGTGCTGGTGCTGCCCGTGGCGCTGGCGCTGGCCGTGGGCTGCACGGCCGCCTGCTGCCGCAGCCGCGCCGCGTGCTGCGCATACCCCTTCGCCGTGCGCACCTTCGTGTTCGCCATGCCGCTCAGCATGGCCTGCCCCATCATGCTCGAGAGCCTCTTCTTCGACCTCCGCGCACGCAACCCCACGCTCTTCGTCTACTTCTACCGCCGCTACTTCTGGCTGCTGGTGGCCGCCTTCTTCAACGTCAGCAAAATTCCCGAGCGGATCCAGCCGGGGCTCTTCGACATCGTGGGGCATAGCCATCAGCTTTTCCACATCTTCACCTTCCTCAGCATCTACGACCAGGTACACTACGTGGAGGACGGGCTGGCTGAGTTTCTCAAGGCACCCCTGGCCGCCCCCACCTACCTAGGCACCGTGGGCTATATGCTGCTCCTGACCGTCTGCCTTGCTGTTGTGGTCAGGAGGTTCCTCAACGTTGCAGACATCTGCAAGCAGGACTGA